From the Musa acuminata AAA Group cultivar baxijiao chromosome BXJ1-2, Cavendish_Baxijiao_AAA, whole genome shotgun sequence genome, one window contains:
- the LOC103975909 gene encoding uncharacterized protein LOC103975909, with translation MPMPEASDPIGAAAVGFPAKKMEGFVEAPLSERGLEIAKSREELLRLLHDLPESEFELSLTDLVEKGTGVASDPVANKAASLLEGQLNRANVVSKERRRRKKKKRSSSRSSFGSSSDGVLLNFYVPASLSRSLTTPRSSRRPAAAAATTDWRRQEDREMKTLGCWSGLWQRGRGK, from the exons ATGCCCATGCCCGAGGCCTCCGATCCGATCGGCGCCGCAGCTGTCGGGTTCCCTGCTAAGAAGATGGAAGGCTTTGTGGAAGCTCCTCTGTCCGAACGAGGGCTGGAGATAGCCAAGAGTCGAGAAGAGCTTCTGCGCCTCCTGCACGATCTCCCGGAATCCGAGTTCGAGCTCTCCCTCACCGATCTTGTGGAGAAAGGAACGGGGGTTGCCAGTGATCCCGTGGCGAACAAGGCCGCGTCTTTGCTTGAAGGGCAGCTGAATCGGGCCAATGTCGTCagtaaagagaggaggaggaggaagaagaagaagcgaagCAGCAGCAGGAGTAGCTTCGGAAGCAGCAGCGACGGCGTGCTGCTCAACTTCTACGTGCCGGCCTCCTTGTCGCGAAGCCTAACCACGCCGAGGTCGAGCCGCCGGCCTGCCGCCGCCGCAGCAACGACGGACTGGCGACGACAAGAG GACAGAGAGATGAAGACTTTAGGGTGCTGGTCGGGCCTGTGGCAGAGGGGGAGGGGGAAATGA